From Deltaproteobacteria bacterium, one genomic window encodes:
- a CDS encoding SDR family oxidoreductase: MNLRGQVAVVTGASSGIGRAIAIDLAREGMLVVPVARRADQLAATLAECRRFSPDSFAIQCDVSDRAAVERTIADVRAQRGHIDMLVNNAGVGLYRRFTETTSDDFERLMQVNYFGTVYCTKAVLPDMLARRAGVIANIASVSGRIGTAGFTAYTASKFAMTGFAESLAIELRDTGVRVITIYPGPIATELADHLDHRPPGVDRPWPPEAVSQALLACIRSGKPEMTVPRVMGIISRVRVLVPRLFRAALARAVPPPS, encoded by the coding sequence GTGAACCTCAGGGGACAAGTCGCGGTGGTGACCGGCGCGTCGTCGGGCATCGGGCGGGCCATCGCGATCGACTTGGCGCGTGAAGGCATGCTCGTCGTACCGGTGGCGCGGCGTGCCGATCAACTCGCCGCCACACTCGCCGAGTGCCGTCGGTTCAGTCCCGACTCGTTCGCCATCCAATGCGACGTGAGTGACCGCGCCGCGGTCGAGCGTACGATCGCAGATGTCCGTGCGCAGCGCGGCCACATCGACATGCTGGTCAACAACGCGGGGGTTGGCTTGTATCGCCGTTTCACCGAGACGACGTCGGACGACTTCGAACGGCTGATGCAGGTGAACTACTTCGGCACCGTCTACTGCACCAAGGCGGTGCTGCCCGACATGCTGGCGCGGCGCGCCGGCGTCATCGCCAACATCGCCTCAGTGTCGGGGCGCATCGGCACCGCCGGCTTCACCGCGTACACGGCGTCAAAGTTCGCGATGACTGGCTTCGCGGAAAGCCTCGCGATCGAACTCCGCGACACTGGCGTGCGCGTGATCACGATCTACCCCGGCCCGATCGCCACCGAGTTGGCCGACCATCTCGATCACCGCCCACCTGGCGTCGACCGACCGTGGCCGCCGGAAGCCGTGTCGCAGGCCCTGCTCGCGTGCATCCGCAGCGGCAAACCGGAGATGACCGTTCCGCGAGTGATGGGCATCATTAGCCGTGTGCGGGTGCTTGTACCCCGCCTCTTCCGCGCTGCGCTCGCGCGCGCCGTGCCGCCGCCGAGTTGA
- a CDS encoding TVP38/TMEM64 family protein: MSTRLIILLLLIAAVIATGVGLRQYITVDNIEYAVRALGPWGPLAFIALYVIGPALFLPGAPLTIAAGVLFGPVWGTVYTIIGATGGAMLAFVVARYLGRDWVERRLSNTSGLLVRIKSGVESEGWKFVAFTRLVPVFPFNILNYALGLTNIGLVPYALASFFCMMPAAAAYVYLGYAGREAAGGGQGLVSKALIALALLAVVAMIPTLLKRLRGAKAP; encoded by the coding sequence GTGTCGACGCGGCTCATCATTCTGTTGCTCTTGATCGCGGCCGTCATCGCCACCGGGGTTGGCCTGCGCCAGTACATCACCGTCGACAACATCGAATACGCGGTGCGCGCGCTCGGACCGTGGGGACCGCTGGCGTTCATCGCCTTGTACGTGATCGGTCCGGCGCTGTTCTTGCCCGGTGCGCCACTGACGATCGCCGCGGGCGTATTGTTCGGACCGGTCTGGGGCACCGTTTACACGATCATCGGCGCCACCGGCGGCGCTATGCTCGCGTTCGTCGTCGCGCGCTACCTCGGGCGCGACTGGGTCGAGCGGCGCTTGTCCAACACCTCCGGCTTGCTCGTGCGCATCAAGAGCGGTGTCGAGAGCGAAGGCTGGAAGTTCGTCGCCTTCACGCGGCTGGTGCCGGTGTTTCCGTTCAACATCCTCAACTACGCCTTAGGCCTGACCAACATCGGATTGGTGCCGTACGCGCTGGCGTCGTTCTTCTGCATGATGCCGGCCGCCGCCGCCTACGTGTATCTCGGGTATGCCGGGCGCGAAGCCGCCGGTGGTGGCCAAGGTCTCGTGTCGAAGGCGCTCATAGCGCTCGCGCTGCTCGCCGTCGTGGCCATGATCCCCACACTCCTCAAGCGCCTGCGGGGTGCGAAGGCGCCGTAA
- a CDS encoding CoA-binding protein, with translation MSDLVERYRPLFYPRGIVIPGVSTHPGKFGFAALHNLLCHGFTGELFPVNRDGSTVLDRSTFRDITAIPAGRADLAFICTPAAANLDVLRACAQIGVRAAFVVSGGYAEAGADGAAAEHELARVAKELGILLAGPNGQGLISTGAQMCAQIVPPYPPPGRISAVSQSGNILSSFMNYGELTGVGFSKGISAGNAAAVGIADYLEYFAADPDTTVGLAYLEGVRDGRDLVQRATAFTRRKPLVVLKGGTTGFGQRAASSHTGALASDERVFDGVARQAGMRRTATVEEAYEVAATFATQPLPRGKRVVVLTAAGGWGVLCADACVRAGLDLIQLPEDLRAKIDSVLPARWSRNNPVDMAGGETRETIPELLDCIAGHDGVDAVIYLGLGIQAAQAHVLKSSPFYPGHGIDRIAEFHERQDRRYAEAATAASARHNKPVLCATELVYTDRAYGNSAPLAVAATGRICYPSAHRAVNALAHLCAYAAFRRAHEVD, from the coding sequence ATGTCCGATCTGGTCGAGCGCTACCGTCCGCTCTTCTATCCGCGCGGCATCGTGATCCCCGGGGTGTCGACGCACCCGGGCAAGTTCGGCTTCGCCGCGCTGCACAATCTCCTCTGCCACGGGTTCACCGGCGAATTGTTTCCGGTCAATCGCGACGGCAGCACCGTGCTGGATCGATCAACCTTCCGCGACATCACCGCGATCCCGGCCGGTCGCGCTGATCTTGCGTTCATCTGTACGCCGGCTGCCGCCAATCTCGACGTGTTGCGCGCCTGCGCGCAGATCGGCGTGCGCGCCGCGTTCGTGGTCTCGGGCGGCTACGCCGAAGCGGGCGCTGACGGCGCCGCCGCCGAACACGAGTTGGCGCGCGTCGCCAAGGAGTTGGGCATCCTGCTCGCTGGTCCGAACGGACAGGGACTGATCTCCACCGGTGCCCAGATGTGCGCGCAGATCGTCCCGCCGTATCCGCCACCGGGACGCATTTCCGCGGTGAGTCAGAGCGGCAACATCCTTTCGTCTTTCATGAACTACGGCGAACTCACCGGCGTCGGATTCAGCAAGGGTATCTCCGCCGGCAATGCGGCGGCGGTCGGCATCGCCGACTACCTGGAGTACTTCGCCGCCGATCCCGACACCACCGTCGGGCTCGCATACTTGGAGGGCGTGCGTGATGGGCGTGATCTCGTGCAACGCGCGACGGCGTTCACGCGGCGCAAACCGCTCGTCGTGCTCAAGGGCGGCACGACCGGCTTCGGCCAACGCGCGGCATCGAGTCACACCGGCGCGTTGGCGTCGGATGAACGCGTGTTCGACGGCGTCGCGCGCCAGGCCGGTATGCGTCGCACGGCAACGGTGGAAGAAGCTTACGAAGTGGCGGCGACGTTCGCGACGCAGCCGTTGCCGCGCGGCAAACGCGTCGTCGTGCTCACGGCGGCGGGTGGCTGGGGCGTGTTGTGCGCCGATGCTTGCGTGCGCGCCGGGCTCGACCTCATCCAGTTGCCGGAAGACTTGCGCGCAAAGATCGACAGCGTGCTGCCAGCGCGATGGAGCCGCAACAATCCGGTCGACATGGCCGGGGGCGAAACGCGAGAGACGATTCCTGAGCTGCTCGATTGCATCGCCGGCCATGACGGCGTCGATGCGGTGATCTACCTCGGCCTCGGCATTCAAGCGGCGCAAGCGCATGTGCTGAAGTCGAGTCCATTCTATCCGGGCCACGGCATCGATCGCATCGCCGAGTTTCACGAGCGGCAGGATCGCCGCTACGCCGAAGCCGCCACCGCCGCGAGCGCGCGGCACAACAAGCCGGTGCTGTGCGCGACGGAGCTGGTGTACACCGACCGCGCCTACGGCAACTCCGCGCCACTGGCGGTCGCGGCAACTGGGCGCATCTGCTACCCGTCGGCGCATCGCGCCGTAAACGCCCTAGCGCATCTGTGCGCCTATGCGGCGTTCCGCCGCGCGCACGAGGTAGACTAG
- a CDS encoding acetate--CoA ligase family protein — protein sequence MSHTLSEFESKQLLREYGIATTPEHLATDPDRAVAAATQLGFPVVLKLCGRAIAHKTERDLVRLNLIDAGMVRAAATELLAKKQPADGDAQLLVQAMVHGRREIIVGLIRDPQFGPCVMLGLGGILAEAMRDVVFRMAPLSRADADDMVGDLQAAHLLGAFRGEPSIDRDALAQVLIAVGRIGLERDAVRSLDINPLIVRGASPIAVDALMEVAD from the coding sequence ATGAGTCACACGCTCTCTGAGTTCGAATCGAAGCAACTGCTGCGCGAGTACGGCATCGCCACCACGCCCGAACATTTGGCGACGGATCCCGATCGGGCGGTCGCGGCGGCTACGCAGCTCGGCTTTCCGGTGGTGCTCAAACTGTGCGGTCGTGCCATCGCACACAAGACCGAGCGCGATCTCGTCCGACTCAATTTGATAGACGCTGGCATGGTGCGCGCTGCGGCCACAGAACTGTTGGCGAAGAAGCAGCCGGCTGATGGCGACGCGCAGTTGTTGGTGCAGGCGATGGTACACGGACGGCGCGAGATCATCGTCGGGTTGATCCGTGATCCGCAGTTCGGTCCCTGCGTGATGCTCGGGCTCGGCGGCATTCTCGCCGAAGCGATGCGCGACGTGGTATTCCGCATGGCCCCGCTCTCGCGCGCCGACGCCGACGACATGGTCGGCGATCTGCAAGCCGCACATCTGCTCGGAGCCTTCCGCGGCGAACCCAGCATCGATCGCGACGCGCTGGCTCAGGTGCTGATCGCGGTCGGCCGCATCGGCCTCGAACGGGATGCCGTGCGCTCGCTCGACATCAATCCTCTCATCGTGCGGGGTGCCAGCCCGATCGCCGTCGACGCGCTGATGGAGGTCGCCGACTGA
- a CDS encoding pyridoxamine 5'-phosphate oxidase family protein: MSILTDDMKRVVRQQRLAFVATVCPDNTPNVSPKGCIAVWGDDHLVFANIRSPRTISNLRHNPAIEINVIDPFVRKGYRFKGTATVVEAGARYEEITAFFRARGVQSPILEVVVVTVERATPVTSPAYDRGVSEAETRARWERHHEAVKRGTEESTGE; encoded by the coding sequence ATGAGCATACTTACAGACGACATGAAGCGCGTCGTGCGCCAACAGCGCCTCGCCTTCGTTGCGACCGTCTGTCCCGACAACACGCCCAACGTTTCGCCGAAGGGCTGCATCGCTGTCTGGGGTGACGATCATCTCGTGTTCGCGAACATTCGATCGCCTCGCACCATTTCCAATCTTCGGCACAACCCCGCGATCGAGATCAACGTTATCGATCCCTTCGTTCGCAAGGGTTATCGCTTCAAGGGTACTGCAACGGTCGTGGAAGCTGGCGCGAGGTACGAGGAGATCACAGCTTTCTTCCGGGCACGGGGGGTTCAAAGCCCCATCTTAGAAGTGGTGGTCGTTACGGTCGAGCGTGCAACTCCCGTGACGTCGCCAGCCTACGATCGCGGGGTCTCAGAAGCGGAAACCCGCGCGCGGTGGGAGCGCCATCACGAGGCGGTCAAGCGGGGTACGGAGGAGTCTACTGGTGAGTAG
- a CDS encoding pyridoxamine 5'-phosphate oxidase family protein, whose amino-acid sequence MQSPDSRFDIGSESDLVRLFDPPKEASLVKEFDHVDANYAAWIAASPFFVLCTAGDTGLDASPRGDAAGFVEVMDSKTLLIPDRRGNNRIDSLRNLMVDPRVALLFLIPGMGETLRVNGRARVNADPATLSRFQVRGVEPKLILVVTVDAAYFQCSRAVVRSDLWNVERHVARGNLPTPGKVLNDATAGRIDGGVYDRELPARIKSTLY is encoded by the coding sequence ATGCAGTCACCCGACTCGCGCTTCGACATTGGCAGCGAATCAGATCTGGTGCGTCTGTTCGACCCTCCGAAGGAGGCATCGCTCGTCAAGGAGTTCGACCACGTCGATGCCAACTATGCGGCCTGGATCGCGGCCTCCCCGTTTTTCGTGTTGTGCACCGCAGGGGACACTGGGCTCGATGCCTCGCCGCGCGGGGACGCGGCCGGCTTCGTAGAGGTCATGGATTCGAAGACCCTGCTGATTCCCGACCGCCGCGGCAACAATCGCATCGATAGCCTGCGCAATCTGATGGTGGATCCGCGCGTCGCGCTCCTGTTTCTGATTCCGGGTATGGGTGAAACCTTGCGCGTGAACGGTCGTGCACGAGTCAATGCCGATCCGGCCACGCTGTCCCGCTTCCAGGTTCGGGGAGTCGAACCCAAACTCATCCTCGTGGTGACCGTCGACGCGGCCTACTTCCAGTGCTCGCGCGCCGTGGTGCGCAGTGACCTCTGGAACGTTGAGCGTCACGTGGCGCGCGGAAATCTGCCCACACCTGGCAAGGTCCTCAACGACGCGACGGCTGGCAGGATTGACGGTGGCGTGTACGACCGGGAGCTACCTGCACGCATCAAGTCCACGCTCTACTGA
- a CDS encoding class I SAM-dependent methyltransferase yields MSWEHLRFSYDLVATKYEERFRDELQGKPRDRELLESFAAAVGDPIVEIGCGPGQVGVFVRERGRRVVGLDLSHEMAKLASRRLNGAVTADMRALPLRMGAVGGILAFYSLIHLRRLELESVLRAFHRVLRPAGRILLSAHEGQGEVGVAEFLGEPAPVAATLFELAELTKSAIAAGFDIIRAERREPYPSEGQTVRLYVEGRRRGVT; encoded by the coding sequence GTGAGTTGGGAGCACCTTCGCTTCTCCTACGACCTCGTGGCGACGAAGTACGAGGAGCGGTTTCGTGACGAGCTTCAGGGCAAACCGCGCGACCGAGAGCTGCTCGAGTCGTTTGCGGCAGCGGTCGGCGACCCGATCGTGGAGATCGGATGCGGGCCTGGCCAAGTCGGCGTGTTTGTCCGAGAACGGGGTCGACGCGTCGTTGGGCTCGACCTCAGCCACGAGATGGCAAAGCTCGCGAGCCGCCGGCTGAACGGGGCGGTTACTGCAGACATGCGCGCACTTCCGCTACGCATGGGTGCGGTCGGCGGCATCCTCGCGTTCTATTCCCTTATCCACCTTCGTCGGCTGGAGCTGGAATCGGTGCTGCGGGCGTTCCACCGAGTTCTGCGGCCAGCCGGGAGGATACTGCTCTCAGCTCACGAGGGCCAGGGCGAAGTTGGAGTCGCTGAGTTCCTCGGGGAACCTGCACCCGTCGCCGCCACGCTCTTTGAGCTCGCAGAGCTGACTAAATCCGCCATAGCCGCCGGGTTCGACATCATCCGCGCGGAGCGGCGCGAGCCATATCCGTCAGAGGGCCAGACAGTTCGCCTCTACGTCGAGGGGCGGCGACGGGGCGTCACCTGA
- a CDS encoding c-type cytochrome, with amino-acid sequence MRQRILMAIGGLLCVVAVAQAGDVDKGKALYTGRCAFCHGATGKGEGPVGAALKPPPSNFTSTDYWKTSNDEQVKNAIKNGKPGTPMVPFGTSLSSDDIENLLAYLKTFTPK; translated from the coding sequence GTGAGACAACGGATACTGATGGCGATCGGTGGGCTCCTATGCGTGGTCGCTGTGGCCCAAGCCGGCGATGTCGACAAGGGCAAGGCACTGTACACAGGCCGCTGCGCGTTCTGTCACGGCGCCACCGGCAAGGGCGAGGGTCCGGTCGGTGCCGCGCTCAAGCCGCCGCCGTCGAACTTCACGTCCACGGACTACTGGAAGACCTCCAACGACGAGCAAGTGAAGAACGCGATCAAGAACGGCAAGCCCGGCACGCCGATGGTACCGTTCGGTACCTCGCTGTCGTCGGACGACATCGAAAACTTGCTTGCTTATTTGAAAACGTTTACACCCAAGTGA
- a CDS encoding sulfite exporter TauE/SafE family protein, whose translation MHSAVAEGVAVFAAAFVAGMINSVAGGGTLITFPTLVWLGRDPIIANVTSTVALWPGSLGGMLGFRRELGDSRRWMLLLAGPSIAGGLLGAFLLLRTPSRTFAAIVPYLILFATILFAVQEPLARWLRRNEEAPGGQRDDWWLGIAAFQFLVAVYGGYFGAGIGILMLAALGLLGLSDIHQMNGLKNFCAVCINLVAAGYFMLWGPVNWLDAMVMGAGAITGGFGGAGLARRLGREFVRHVVVVIGFAMAISLFLRG comes from the coding sequence ATGCACAGCGCGGTTGCGGAAGGTGTGGCGGTCTTTGCGGCCGCGTTCGTCGCCGGCATGATCAACTCTGTGGCGGGTGGCGGAACGCTGATCACCTTCCCAACGCTAGTGTGGCTCGGACGCGATCCGATCATCGCCAACGTCACCAGCACCGTTGCGTTGTGGCCGGGCTCGCTCGGCGGGATGTTGGGATTCCGCCGCGAGCTGGGCGACAGCCGTCGCTGGATGCTGCTGCTCGCGGGGCCGTCGATCGCCGGCGGATTGCTGGGGGCGTTCTTGTTGTTGCGCACGCCGTCGCGGACGTTTGCGGCGATCGTGCCGTACCTGATTCTGTTTGCCACTATCTTGTTCGCCGTCCAAGAACCGCTGGCGCGCTGGCTGCGGCGGAACGAGGAAGCGCCAGGCGGGCAGCGTGACGACTGGTGGTTGGGCATCGCAGCGTTTCAGTTTCTGGTCGCGGTGTACGGCGGCTACTTCGGCGCCGGTATCGGCATTCTGATGCTGGCGGCGCTCGGCCTGCTCGGGCTCAGTGACATTCATCAGATGAACGGGCTGAAGAATTTCTGCGCGGTATGCATCAATCTGGTCGCGGCGGGCTACTTCATGTTGTGGGGGCCGGTGAATTGGCTCGACGCGATGGTGATGGGCGCCGGAGCGATCACTGGCGGCTTCGGTGGCGCAGGCTTGGCGCGCCGATTGGGACGTGAGTTCGTGCGCCACGTCGTCGTGGTGATCGGTTTCGCGATGGCGATCTCGCTGTTCTTGCGGGGCTAG
- a CDS encoding fused MFS/spermidine synthase: MSRVRAQTVAALLFGSGFCALIYEVAWLRLLRLVFGASTAANAAVLAIFLGGLGFGGWWLGRRADAARNPLAFYARLEFGVAVAAAASPLLVMLVRSLYLALGGTAALGTTGGTLLRLGLSTLVLGFPTVLMGGTLPAAVRAVERRADAGRRQMGLIYGANTLGAVAGSLCASFLCLETVGTNRTVWLASVINLMVALLASGIARRVVVVTDEDSVESRLPAVSSAPVALIWMAAAVVGFAFLLMELVWYRMLAPLLGGSSYTFGLILAVALLGIGVGSVLYAVGAQQRRPTLMTFAASCALEALCIALPYAAGDRIAVAAMVMRPLGFIGFLPLVGTWLAISLVVVFPAAVVSGYQFPLLVGLLGAGDQRVGREVGQAYAWNTVGAIVGSLAGGFGLLPLLSAPGVWRLVVYLLIGLAVISVARALRDAASRSRALTPLLVAAVSVLLCRAEGPTAFWRHSPIGAGRLHMSIDAPNDLQRLFNERRRPIIWEADGVESTVGLDRSNAYAFIVHGKSDGNAIADAPTQVMSGLIGALLHLEPKRVLVIGLGTGSTAGWLAQVPSVERVDVVELEPAILHVAEVCSPVNQNVLANPKVHIVIGDGREFLLTTSERYDIIFSEPSNPYRAGVASLFTHEFYDAVRARLTEAGVFVQWVQAYEVGASTLRSVYATVGRTFPAVETWEVNRNHDLVLTARQRVSPHDVAQLRALVATEPYRSALQLVWGVTGVEGFYSRYLGNAGFGEALAHADDGRINTDDRTLIEFEFARTVGREGLLNVDDLRALAVAHGNHRPPIQGGAIDWNLADELRSLRAATEASVPETVPSPDAALNERLRARQAYASGNINEARLHWQAQTEGPKGPRDITMLAEMYTVAGDARALEYIDALQSLFPPEAEALLAQWHHRAGEVDSAAAHLLAAFSAYREFPWAHPIVLNHALALAWTIATQRPQWAGELFTALAEPFAVRVLDEARMHAYADIGLMTDFDGKCIAALAPFEPHTIWDRRFLEERARCYDTHHHPLAERARRELATYLANAPGRIDQGLTPAQP, from the coding sequence ATGTCGCGGGTTCGGGCACAGACGGTTGCGGCGCTGCTGTTCGGCTCCGGGTTTTGCGCACTGATCTACGAAGTCGCGTGGTTGCGCCTGCTGCGGTTGGTGTTCGGCGCATCGACTGCGGCGAACGCTGCGGTGCTGGCGATCTTCCTCGGCGGGCTGGGATTCGGTGGATGGTGGCTCGGGCGGCGGGCGGACGCCGCACGCAATCCGCTCGCGTTCTATGCGCGCCTGGAGTTTGGGGTGGCGGTGGCGGCGGCGGCGAGTCCGCTGCTGGTCATGCTGGTGCGCTCGCTCTATCTCGCCCTCGGCGGAACCGCCGCGCTCGGCACAACCGGCGGCACCTTGCTGCGACTAGGGTTGTCGACGCTGGTGCTGGGTTTTCCCACCGTACTCATGGGCGGAACACTGCCGGCCGCTGTGCGTGCGGTTGAGCGCCGCGCCGACGCCGGCCGGCGCCAGATGGGTCTGATCTACGGCGCCAACACGCTCGGCGCCGTGGCGGGCAGCTTGTGCGCGAGTTTTTTATGCCTTGAGACGGTCGGCACCAATCGCACCGTCTGGCTGGCGAGCGTGATCAATCTGATGGTGGCGTTGCTGGCGTCCGGCATCGCGCGCCGCGTCGTGGTGGTGACGGATGAGGATTCCGTCGAGTCGCGCTTGCCCGCCGTCTCATCCGCACCGGTGGCGTTGATCTGGATGGCGGCCGCGGTGGTTGGCTTCGCGTTCCTGCTGATGGAGCTGGTGTGGTACCGCATGCTGGCACCGCTGCTCGGCGGGTCGTCGTATACATTCGGATTGATTCTGGCGGTGGCGCTGCTCGGCATCGGTGTCGGCAGCGTCCTGTACGCGGTCGGCGCACAACAACGCCGGCCGACGTTGATGACATTCGCCGCGAGCTGCGCGCTCGAAGCCTTGTGCATCGCCCTGCCTTACGCAGCGGGCGATCGAATCGCCGTGGCGGCGATGGTGATGCGCCCGCTGGGTTTCATCGGCTTCCTGCCTTTGGTCGGCACGTGGCTGGCGATCTCGCTGGTGGTGGTGTTTCCGGCCGCGGTCGTGTCGGGGTATCAGTTCCCGCTCTTGGTTGGATTGCTCGGAGCGGGTGACCAACGCGTGGGCCGCGAGGTCGGCCAAGCGTACGCATGGAACACGGTCGGCGCGATCGTCGGCTCATTGGCGGGAGGCTTTGGCTTGCTACCGCTGCTGTCGGCCCCGGGCGTGTGGCGGCTCGTCGTGTACTTGCTGATCGGGTTGGCCGTGATCAGTGTGGCGCGGGCGCTGCGCGACGCCGCTAGTCGGAGTCGCGCCTTGACGCCGTTGCTAGTCGCGGCGGTGAGCGTATTGTTGTGCCGCGCGGAGGGGCCCACCGCGTTTTGGCGTCACTCCCCGATCGGCGCCGGGCGGCTGCACATGTCGATCGATGCACCAAACGACTTGCAGCGTCTCTTCAACGAGCGGCGACGTCCGATCATTTGGGAAGCCGATGGCGTCGAAAGCACCGTCGGGCTCGACCGGTCGAATGCCTACGCATTCATCGTCCACGGCAAATCCGACGGCAACGCGATCGCTGACGCACCGACGCAGGTGATGTCGGGGCTCATCGGCGCGCTGCTTCACCTCGAGCCCAAGCGCGTTTTGGTGATTGGCCTCGGCACTGGCAGCACCGCCGGTTGGTTGGCGCAGGTACCGTCGGTCGAACGGGTCGATGTGGTCGAGCTGGAGCCGGCGATTTTGCACGTCGCCGAAGTCTGCAGTCCGGTGAATCAGAATGTGCTCGCGAATCCGAAGGTGCATATCGTCATCGGCGACGGCCGCGAGTTCTTGCTAACCACGAGCGAGCGCTATGACATCATCTTTTCCGAGCCGTCCAATCCGTATCGCGCGGGTGTGGCCAGTCTGTTCACGCATGAGTTCTACGACGCGGTGCGCGCGCGGCTGACCGAGGCCGGGGTGTTCGTGCAATGGGTCCAGGCCTATGAGGTTGGTGCGTCCACGCTCCGCAGTGTGTATGCAACGGTCGGCCGCACGTTCCCGGCGGTGGAAACCTGGGAAGTGAATCGCAACCACGATCTCGTCCTGACGGCGCGCCAACGGGTGAGCCCGCACGACGTGGCGCAACTACGTGCGCTCGTCGCCACTGAGCCGTATCGCAGCGCGCTGCAACTTGTCTGGGGTGTTACGGGCGTGGAAGGATTTTATAGCCGGTACCTCGGCAACGCAGGATTCGGTGAGGCGCTGGCGCACGCCGACGATGGCCGGATCAATACCGATGATCGGACCCTGATCGAGTTCGAGTTTGCCCGCACCGTGGGCCGCGAAGGTCTGTTGAACGTGGACGATTTGCGCGCGCTGGCGGTGGCGCATGGAAATCACCGGCCGCCGATCCAAGGCGGCGCGATCGATTGGAACTTGGCGGATGAGTTGCGCAGCTTGCGCGCGGCGACCGAAGCGTCGGTTCCAGAAACCGTCCCTTCGCCGGATGCCGCGTTGAACGAGCGACTGCGCGCGCGTCAGGCCTATGCGAGCGGAAATATCAATGAGGCGCGGTTGCACTGGCAGGCGCAGACCGAAGGACCGAAAGGGCCGCGCGACATCACCATGCTGGCGGAGATGTATACGGTGGCGGGTGATGCCCGGGCGCTGGAGTACATCGATGCGCTCCAGTCGCTGTTCCCGCCGGAGGCCGAAGCGTTGCTGGCGCAGTGGCATCACCGCGCCGGCGAGGTGGACAGTGCGGCGGCGCATCTGCTCGCCGCATTCTCCGCTTACCGCGAGTTCCCGTGGGCGCATCCGATCGTCCTGAACCATGCGCTCGCGCTGGCGTGGACGATCGCGACTCAGCGGCCGCAGTGGGCGGGCGAACTCTTCACTGCGCTCGCGGAGCCCTTTGCGGTGCGGGTCCTCGACGAAGCGCGCATGCACGCCTACGCCGATATTGGGCTGATGACCGACTTCGACGGCAAGTGCATCGCGGCATTGGCGCCGTTCGAGCCGCATACGATTTGGGATCGTCGGTTCCTCGAAGAGCGCGCTCGCTGTTACGACACACACCACCATCCACTGGCTGAGCGCGCGCGGCGTGAGCTCGCCACCTACCTCGCGAACGCACCGGGCCGGATCGATCAGGGGCTGACCCCGGCGCAGCCGTAG
- a CDS encoding enoyl-CoA hydratase/isomerase family protein, which produces MRAQTLRTTLRNGIATFTLTHTTINQATAQALCTAVESIELDETIRVVLIAGSGQHFCQGVANAGDWERRVDWIAAIGHLTVPVIAAIDGDAIAEGFELALACDLRLVSTRARFQMPQLQRGELPSHGGTQRLPRIVGRTRALDLLLSGRALTAAEAEAMGLATRVFPAKSFATDVRRVVGDLAAKGPVALRYAKEAVRDGVDLPLDHGIRLEQDLYVLLQTTADRTEGIRAFLEKRRPTFKGS; this is translated from the coding sequence ATGCGAGCCCAGACACTCCGTACCACTCTGCGCAACGGCATCGCCACCTTCACGCTGACTCACACAACGATCAACCAAGCAACAGCGCAGGCACTCTGCACCGCGGTCGAATCGATCGAGTTGGATGAAACCATCCGCGTCGTCCTGATCGCCGGAAGCGGGCAACACTTTTGCCAGGGTGTGGCGAACGCCGGCGACTGGGAACGCCGCGTTGATTGGATCGCGGCGATCGGCCATCTCACCGTCCCGGTGATCGCCGCGATTGACGGCGATGCGATTGCGGAAGGGTTCGAACTGGCGCTCGCGTGTGATTTGCGGCTGGTCTCGACGCGCGCGCGCTTCCAAATGCCGCAACTCCAACGCGGCGAGTTGCCGTCGCACGGCGGCACGCAGCGGCTGCCGCGCATCGTCGGTCGGACGCGCGCGCTGGATCTTCTGCTCAGCGGCCGCGCGCTCACCGCCGCTGAAGCCGAGGCGATGGGGTTGGCAACGCGCGTGTTTCCCGCCAAATCGTTCGCGACCGATGTCCGCCGTGTAGTGGGCGACCTGGCCGCGAAAGGACCGGTCGCGCTGCGCTACGCCAAGGAAGCTGTGCGCGATGGCGTCGATCTCCCCCTCGATCACGGCATCCGGCTTGAGCAAGACCTCTATGTCTTGCTACAGACAACCGCCGACCGCACCGAAGGCATCCGCGCCTTCCTTGAAAAGCGGCGGCCCACATTCAAAGGCTCGTGA